One genomic region from Argentina anserina chromosome 2, drPotAnse1.1, whole genome shotgun sequence encodes:
- the LOC126785471 gene encoding CBL-interacting serine/threonine-protein kinase 5: protein MEERTVLFGKYEMGRLLGKGTFAKVYYGRQTESNESVAIKVISKEQVKKEGMMEQIKREISAARLVRHPNIVQLKEVMATKTKIFIVMEYVKGGELFAKVAKGKLKEDQARKYFQQLISAVDFCHSRGVSHRDLKPENLLLDENGDLKISDFGLSSLPEQLRNDGLLHTQCGTPAYVAPEVLRKKGYDGSRADIWSCGVILFVLLAGFLPFQDENLMKMYRKVFKAEFECPPWFSTEAKRLVSKLLVSDPERRITIPAIMRVPWFRKGYTQPLAFSAPVSSDKSDDEFGSTAPAATNDKSSSPNFFNAFQFISSMSSGFDLSNLFESERKAGTMFTSKCSATAIMAKIEHAAKSLSFKVGAVKDFKLRLQGPNEGRKGRLSMTAEVFLVAPEVAVVEFSKSAGDTLEFAKFCEEDVRPSLKDIVWTWQGDGNKVDGED, encoded by the coding sequence ATGGAAGAAAGGACGGTGTTGTTCGGTAAATATGAGATGGGAAGGCTCCTGGGAAAAGGGACCTTCGCCAAAGTATACTACGGAAGACAAACAGAGTCGAACGAGAGCGTGGCGATCAAAGTGATCAGCAAAGAGCAGGTTAAGAAGGAAGGCATGATGGAGCAGATCAAGCGCGAAATCTCCGCCGCCCGATTAGTCCGCCACCCTAATATTGTCCAACTCAAAGAGGTCATGGCCACCAAGACTAAAATCTTCATCGTCATGGAGTACGTCAAAGGCGGCGAGCTCTTCGCTAAAGTCGCCAAGGGCAAGCTCAAGGAAGATCAGGCCCGCAAATACTTCCAGCAATTAATCAGCGCCGTCGATTTCTGCCACAGCCGCGGAGTCTCCCACCGCGACTTGAAGCCCGAGAATCTCCTCCTCGACGAAAACGGGGACCTCAAGATCTCCGACTTCGGCCTCTCCTCTCTGCCTGAGCAGCTCCGAAACGACGGCCTCTTACACACCCAGTGTGGCACCCCTGCTTACGTGGCGCCCGAGGTGCTCAGGAAGAAAGGCTACGATGGTTCCAGAGCTGATATATGGTCCTGCGGAGTCATTCTGTTCGTGTTGCTGGCCGGGTTCCTTCCTTTTCAAGACGAGAATCTGATGAAGATGTACAGGAAGGTTTTCAAAGCAGAGTTCGAATGCCCGCCGTGGTTTTCAACAGAAGCAAAGCGACTCGTCTCCAAGTTGTTAGTCTCCGATCCGGAGCGCCGAATAACCATCCCTGCAATCATGCGCGTGCCTTGGTTCCGGAAAGGGTACACGCAGCCCCTTGCCTTTTCGGCCCCTGTTTCTTCTGATAAGTCCGACGATGAGTTTGGTTCTACTGCCCCTGCTGCCACTAACGACAAGTCGTCGTCGCCCAACTTCTTCAACGCCTTCCAGTTCATCTCATCCATGTCTTCTGGATTTGATTTGTCTAATTTGTTTGAGAGCGAGAGAAAGGCGGGGACCATGTTCACCTCCAAGTGCTCGGCAACGGCTATTATGGCCAAGATTGAGCATGCTGCTAAGTCTTTAAGCTTCAAGGTGGGGGCTGTCAAGGACTTCAAATTAAGGCTACAAGGCCCGAATGAAGGCAGGAAAGGGCGGCTTTCGATGACCGCGGAGGTCTTCTTGGTGGCTCCGGAGGTCGCGGTGGTCGAGTTTTCCAAGTCGGCCGGGGATACTTTGGAGTTTGCCAAGTTTTGTGAAGAAGATGTGAGGCCATCATTGAAAGACATTGTTTGGACCTGGCAAGGTGACGGTAACAAAGTCGATGGTGAAGACTGA